TCGCACGACGCGCCGAACGTGCTGCGCCGAAGCATGTGGGCGATCAAGGTGGCCCGGTTGCCGCTTGCGGCCAGATCATGGCTCGACACGGCCGCACAGGAGATCGGTCGCTCGCCGGACAAGATCGTGGAGCTGTTTCCCGGGGCGGCACGTGGGGTCGGAGGATCCGGCGATGCGATCATGTTGGCTCGTGAGAAACTGTTCACCGTCTTGCTCGCCGCAATCGGCGACGAGGCGGCCTGCGCGCTCGTCGAAAAGCTCTATCGGTGGGGCGACACCGACGAACGCCTGGCCGTGCTGCGCGGATTGGAGGTCGCGGCGCTGCGCGGCGAGCTCGGCTCCACTACGACGGCAACGGGAGTCGGCCTGGCCGAGGACGCTCTGCGGAGCAACGATCCACGGCTGGTCACCGCCGCGCTCGCCGGGTTCGGCACCCGCTTCCTTTCTCAGCACGCCTGGCGCGACGGCGTGATGAAGCTGGTGTTCATGGGCGTTCCGTTGCGCGAGGTGCCTGGCCTGCCCACTCGCGTCGATGCCGAACTGGCGCGCATGGCAACGGATTACATCAGCGAACGCCGAGCGGCCGGGCGCTCGGTGCCCGCCGATGTCGAGAGGTTGCTGACCGCCAACACAACGGAGGCCCATCGTGAGGATATTTGACCCACACATTCACATGACCTCTCGTACCACCGATGACTACGAGAACATGTACGCGGCGGGTGTGCGGGCAATCGTGGAACCGGCGTTCTGGCTCGGACAGCCCCGCACCGACGCGGCGTCGTTTATCGACTACTTCGACAGCCTCATCGGCTGGGAACGATATCGCGCGTCACAGTTCGGCATCGCGCACAATTGCACCATCGCACTAAATCCGAAGGAAGCCAATGATAGTCGTTGCCGCCCGGTGCTCGAGCAGATACCGCGCTACCTCTCTAAGAGCGGTGTGGTCGCCGTCGGCGAGATCGGCTACGACTCGATGACATCCGACGAAACCGCGGTGTTCGAGACGCAGTTGGAGATGGCAGCCAAGCGTGGGATGCCCGCCCTGGTTCACACGCCCCATCGCGACAAGCTCGGCGGAACGCTGGCCAGCATCGAGGTGGTCAAGCGGGTAGGAATCGATCCGGCTCTGGTACTGCTGGACCACCTGAACGAGGTGACCATAGAGCCCGCACTGGAAAGTGGTTGCTGGGCAGGCTTTTCGATCTACCCGGACACCAAGATGGACGAGGGACGCATGGTCGCCTTGATGCAGCGCTACGGCCTCGAGCGGATAATCGTCAACTCGGCCGCCGATTGGGGTCGATCGGATCCGCTCAAGACGGCCAAGACCGCACAGGCAATGCTGGCGGCCTCGTTCACCGAAGACGACGTCGATCGGGTGATGTGGCGCAATCCGGTCGAGTTCTACGGCCAAAGCGGACAGCTTCGCCTGCTCAGCGATGATCAGGACGCGGCGTTCGCGGGTAACACGATCAACCGCGGGGAAAGACCTTGATGTTGTCGTACTGCAGCAACGTCGTTGCCGCCGACAATCTGGACGTGCTGGAGCGCCACGTGCTGTCGGTCTTCGCTCCGGCGCGCGAACGCGCCGGGCTCGAGCGACTCGGAATCGGGCTGTGGTTGCCGGGTCGCACCGTGGGTCAGCTGACCGGCGATCGGCGAGCCCGCGGCCGACTGGCCGGGATGCTGGCGGACAACGGGCTCGCGGTGGTGACCATGAACGCGTTTCCTTACGGAGCCTTCCACGGTGAGCTGGTGAAGCACGCTGTCTACCAACCGGATTGGACAACGCCGGAGCGACTGGAATACACGAAAGGGTGCGCCGAGGTTCTCGGCTCGCTGATGGCCGACGCCTCGCACGGCACGATCTCGACGCTACCGCTGGGCTGGGCCGATCCGTGGGACGACGAGGTCAACGTCAAGGCATGCCACAACCTGTGCAGGCTGGGCGATGTTCTGCGCCGCATCGAGGACGAGTCGGGGCATCGGATCAGGCTGGCCGTCGAGCCTGAACCCGGCTGCGTTATCGGATCCTGTCGCGACGCAATGGGGTGGTTCGCGCGGGCGGTCGGCGAGAATGACGTGGATCCGCGCTATATCGCTCTGTGCCTGGATACCTGTCATCTGGCGGTGATGTACGAGACCCCTGCCGACGTCGTGGCCGGGCTGGCCGAGAGCGGGGTCGAGGTGGTCAAGATACAGGCCTCCAACGCTATTGAGATCCATGACCTTGCCGCCGCGGGTGTCGCCGAAGCGTTCGCCGAGTTCGCCGACTCCCCCTACCTGCATCAGGTCAACGGTGTCGACGCGGACGGTCACGAGTGGTTCCGAGACGATCTATCCCTGGACGACCCGTCCACACCCAGGTCGGGCAGCGCACGGGTGCACTACCACGTGCCGCTGCACGCCCGGCCGCCCGCCCCGTTGGACAACACCGCGCACGTCCTCGCCGAAGTCATGGGTCTGCTGCGCGACGGGACGATCGCGGGCCCGGTCGATGTCGAAATCGAAACCTACACCTGGAATGTCCTGCCGCCGTCGCTGCGCATGGGCAGCCTGGCCGAGGACATCGCGGCCGAGATTCGCTGGCTCGACGAACTCGTATGTGTGCGGGATCCGGCATGACGCCGCGCCGACGACGCTGCGGTGGGGGCACCTCCCGCTTGCGGGGGACGAAGCGATGAGGTGGGGGCACCTCCCGCTTTGCGGGGGAGAGCGGCGCTCATGACGCAATGTGTTCTGCTGATTGACGTCGTTGGACTAACCCGGCCTCTGCTACGGCATATGCCGAATCTTTCGGCGCTCGCTGCGCAAGGCGCCATGAGGCCGCTTGCCCCCGTATTTCCGGCGGTTACGTGTTCGGTGCAGTCGTCGATGGTGACCGGCCTGATGCCCAACCGGCACGGAATCGTCGGCAACGGTTGGTATTTCCGTGACCTCGGGGAAGTGCTGCTGTGGCGCCAGAGCAACAAGCTGGTGGCGGGCGAGAAGGTGTGGGAGACGGCCGCCGGTCGGTTCGACGGATACACGTCGGCGAACGTCGGATGGTGGTACGCGATGAACGCGAGCAACGACGTGATCGTCACGCCGCGGCCGGTGTATCACCAAGATGGACGCAAATCGCCGGACTGCTACGTCGTCCCATCGGCTCTGCATGACATCTTGACCGACAAACTGGGCACGTTTCCGTTGTTCCAGTACTGGGGGCCAACCGCGTCGATCACGTCGTCGCGCTGGCTCGTCGAGGCGTCGATAGAGATAATCCGACGCTATTCGCCCACGCTGCTCACCACGTACATCCCGCACCTGGACTACGACCTTCAGCGCTATGGCCCGGATGCGCCGCAGGCGATCACGGCGGCCGGAGCCGTGGACCGGGCGCTGGCTCCCTTGCTCGGCTTGGCCGCGCAGCAGGGAACAACGGTCATCGTCGTCTCCGAGTACGGGATAGCGGGGGCGAACCTTCCGGTGAACATCAACCGCGAACTGCGCCGCGAAGGCTACCTGAACGTCTACACCCAGCAGGGCCGGGAGTACCTGGACCCGTGGACATCTCGAGCGTTCGCCGTCGCCGACCATCAAGCAGCCCACATCTACGTGCGCGACGACTCGGATCTCGCCCGGGTCGCCAACCTGGTTCGCGGCCTGGACGGTGTCGACGAGGTGCTCGACCGGAAGAAGCAGCAAACGCTGGCCATCGATCACCCGCGATCCGGAGAGTTGGTGGCGATCGCCGAGCCGGGCGCCTGGTTCACCTACTACTACTGGCTCGACGACGACCGCGCCCCGGAGTTCGCGCCGTGCGTAGACATCCACCGCAAGCCCGGGTATGACCCCGCCGAATTGCTGATGAACCCCGACGATCGGGCGGTCAAAGCCAAAGTCGCTGCGGCCCTGGTAAAGAAGGCGCTGGGTCTGCGGTACACCATGGGGGTCATCGCCCTCAACGGCGCGTCCGTCGGGGGGACACACGGGCGACTGCCGGACTCTGAGGCCGACACCCCGCTCGTCATCACGTCGTCGCCGGACCTGTTGTCCGACTCGTCGGCGCCCATGCCCGTCACCGCCGTGCGCGATCTTGTCCTCGATGCGCACGCGCCTCGAAGATAGTGTTGTCGTCCGGCCGAGCACTCAAGGAGAAGGCCCCAATGCTGCCAACGAAACGTGACTTCCAAACCAGCATTGCTGCAATGGCGAATGTTGCCGCGTCCGATGGACTCTCAGCGGCAGATGAGAGGCTCCTGGAAGCTGCATGCGTGTATCTTGCCGATGACGACATCGACTGGCGAAAGCTTGCCGAGCGACCGGCCGACGAAATGTCGGTCAGGCTCGAATCCGACGTTGCTAAACGCTGCGTGTTGTTCCTGATGACTGCGGCGATCTTCGCGCGCGGGAAAGTTCGGCTGTCGAGGGTCGAGGCGAGCCGCAGCATCGCTAGGGCGCTGGGTTGTTACGACAGGTTCCTAGATGACCTGCTCGACATTGCTCGCGGACGCGAATTCATCGGCGCGATGCGAATCAGGGCAAAGCTCATGAGCAGCCACGGCACCTCTCGTATTCAGGTTCTGAAAGGCTTTTGGGACAACATGTCCGGGTATCTCGGGTTTTCGACCGACCCCGTGCTTGCCGCGTCCTATCACAAGCTGGGCCTCCTCGAACCGGGGTCACTCGGACGCGAACTCTGGGCGCACTATGTTCGGAACAACCTGAGGTTCCCCGGCGAGAAAGGCACTACGGGGGAGTTCATTGTTGGGCATGACGTGGCGCATATCTTGTCGGCGTATTCGACGGAGCCCGCCGGTGAGATCCTTGCCGGAGCGTTCACGGCCGGATACAAGGCTCGAAATCCATTTGCACCCCTGCTGCTGGTGCTGTTGCAGTTTCAGGCCGGCATCAAGATTGACTTTCGGTCGCAAACGACCATCGCAAAACTGGATCCTGCTGGCTATATGGATGCTTTTCGACGCGGCCTCGAATGCAACGCCGACCTCACATTTGGAAGTTGGGACTGGCGACTCTACACCGAGGTACCAGTGGCAGAGCTTCGCGAGAGGTTGGCGATTCCACGGCAAGCGGCGCCCGCCGTTGAGGGCGGCACCTATCAAGAAGTGTTGTGACGGCCACGCGGCTGGTCCCCCGGCCGGTTCGGCAAGAAGACCACGGGGATGAAGGTCAGCGCCACCAGCACGACCGACACCACGAACACCACCGTGTAGGCATGTGAAAGATCGTGCAGCACATTGCCTTTGAAGTCAGCGTTCAGGGCTTGCGGTGGCATCGTCGACGGGTCAACCGGCACCGCGCGTCGGGCGGCGTCTGCACGCAAGCGCTCGATCTCGTGTGCCGCGGAAACGTTTTCGCTGCGATTGAACTGGCCCGTCAGGATCACCGACATCAGCGCGGTTCCCACCGAGGCGGCCACCTGCTGGTTGACGTTGACCAGCGTCGAACCCCGCGCAATCTGATGCGGGGCCAGGGCCTGCACGGCGGCCGCCGAGAGCGGCGTCATCGTGGCGCCCATGCCCAGGCCCATGACCGTTAACCCGACCAACAGGGTCGGCACATAGTTGGCCTGCTTGGCGACCCCGAGGGCGAAAATGCCCATGCCGGTGGCGATCAGCGTGATGCCGACCAGCAGGATCTTGCCGGGTCCGCGCTTGTCCATCAACGATCCGGCCAGCGGCATGGTCACCATGGCGCCGATTCCTCGCGGGATCATGCTCATCCCGGCCCCCAACGGCGTCTGGTGCAACAGCTCCTGAAAATAGCTCGGGAACAGCAGCCCGGCGCCGAAAAAGGATGCGGCGAACAGAAACATCGCCGTGTTGGCCAGCGTGACCATCCGGTTGGTGAACAGGCGCAGATCGATCAGCGGGTGATCGGCGCGGTAGAGCGCGTGAAAGACGAACCCGACGATCAACACCAGCCCGAGGAAGGCCGGGATCCACACGTGGCGATCAGCCGCCGTGCCGCGGCCGGGGATGACCGACACCGCGTACAGGAAGGTCGCCAAGCCGGGGGAGAGCAGCAGCATGCCGAGGAGGTCGAAGGTTTCCGACGGCGTCGAATGATCGGGTGGGAAGACGACGGCGGCGAGGACGAACGCGATCAGGCCGATTGGCAGATTGATCCAGAAGATCCATTCCCAGCCGTAGCTGTCGATAAGCCAGCCGCCCAGGACCGGCCCGAACACCGGGCCGAGCAACATCGGGACGCCCAGAATGGCCAGCACCCGGCCGAGCCGCTTCGGACCTGCCTCGCGGGTCAAGATGGTGAGGACCAGCGGCATCAGCATGCCCCCGCCCAGGCCCTGCACCACCCGAAATGTGATGAGCAGATTGATAGTTGGCGCCATGGCGCACA
This is a stretch of genomic DNA from Mycobacterium lacus. It encodes these proteins:
- a CDS encoding TatD family hydrolase gives rise to the protein MRIFDPHIHMTSRTTDDYENMYAAGVRAIVEPAFWLGQPRTDAASFIDYFDSLIGWERYRASQFGIAHNCTIALNPKEANDSRCRPVLEQIPRYLSKSGVVAVGEIGYDSMTSDETAVFETQLEMAAKRGMPALVHTPHRDKLGGTLASIEVVKRVGIDPALVLLDHLNEVTIEPALESGCWAGFSIYPDTKMDEGRMVALMQRYGLERIIVNSAADWGRSDPLKTAKTAQAMLAASFTEDDVDRVMWRNPVEFYGQSGQLRLLSDDQDAAFAGNTINRGERP
- the eboE gene encoding metabolite traffic protein EboE, producing the protein MLSYCSNVVAADNLDVLERHVLSVFAPARERAGLERLGIGLWLPGRTVGQLTGDRRARGRLAGMLADNGLAVVTMNAFPYGAFHGELVKHAVYQPDWTTPERLEYTKGCAEVLGSLMADASHGTISTLPLGWADPWDDEVNVKACHNLCRLGDVLRRIEDESGHRIRLAVEPEPGCVIGSCRDAMGWFARAVGENDVDPRYIALCLDTCHLAVMYETPADVVAGLAESGVEVVKIQASNAIEIHDLAAAGVAEAFAEFADSPYLHQVNGVDADGHEWFRDDLSLDDPSTPRSGSARVHYHVPLHARPPAPLDNTAHVLAEVMGLLRDGTIAGPVDVEIETYTWNVLPPSLRMGSLAEDIAAEIRWLDELVCVRDPA
- a CDS encoding nucleotide pyrophosphatase/phosphodiesterase family protein; protein product: MPNLSALAAQGAMRPLAPVFPAVTCSVQSSMVTGLMPNRHGIVGNGWYFRDLGEVLLWRQSNKLVAGEKVWETAAGRFDGYTSANVGWWYAMNASNDVIVTPRPVYHQDGRKSPDCYVVPSALHDILTDKLGTFPLFQYWGPTASITSSRWLVEASIEIIRRYSPTLLTTYIPHLDYDLQRYGPDAPQAITAAGAVDRALAPLLGLAAQQGTTVIVVSEYGIAGANLPVNINRELRREGYLNVYTQQGREYLDPWTSRAFAVADHQAAHIYVRDDSDLARVANLVRGLDGVDEVLDRKKQQTLAIDHPRSGELVAIAEPGAWFTYYYWLDDDRAPEFAPCVDIHRKPGYDPAELLMNPDDRAVKAKVAAALVKKALGLRYTMGVIALNGASVGGTHGRLPDSEADTPLVITSSPDLLSDSSAPMPVTAVRDLVLDAHAPRR
- a CDS encoding DHA2 family efflux MFS transporter permease subunit; this encodes MDRTGADQPDQLDARLLRIAGVCVLGSLMAIVDTTVVTVAQRTFVTAFDSTQAVIAWTMTGYTLALAAVIPLAGWAADRFGTKRLFMGSLAAFTLGSLLCAMAPTINLLITFRVVQGLGGGMLMPLVLTILTREAGPKRLGRVLAILGVPMLLGPVFGPVLGGWLIDSYGWEWIFWINLPIGLIAFVLAAVVFPPDHSTPSETFDLLGMLLLSPGLATFLYAVSVIPGRGTAADRHVWIPAFLGLVLIVGFVFHALYRADHPLIDLRLFTNRMVTLANTAMFLFAASFFGAGLLFPSYFQELLHQTPLGAGMSMIPRGIGAMVTMPLAGSLMDKRGPGKILLVGITLIATGMGIFALGVAKQANYVPTLLVGLTVMGLGMGATMTPLSAAAVQALAPHQIARGSTLVNVNQQVAASVGTALMSVILTGQFNRSENVSAAHEIERLRADAARRAVPVDPSTMPPQALNADFKGNVLHDLSHAYTVVFVVSVVLVALTFIPVVFLPNRPGDQPRGRHNTS